CACCGCCGGCGCCACCAAGGATTCGCTGCTCAAGGTACCCGTGATCGCCGCCGCCGCGCCGGTGGTCAAGACCGTGCAGGTGGTGAGGCAAGTGGCCCAGCGCCAGGCGCCCGCCGACTGCATCGGCGTCATCAGCGGCAACCAGCAACGGCAAGAGTGCTTCTGACACATCGGTGCCCGCCAGCCGGCAAGAAGCAGGCCGCAAGGTAACTGCTCCAGCAGGCGGGCCAACCATCCGGGGGAACATCATGGAACGTCATCAACAGCCACGCGGCGCCGCGCGCCGCACCAGCAGCCTTGCCACGCAGCTCCGGGCACCGGCCCTCACGCTCGCGGTCATGGCCGCGCTCTGGAGCAGCCACGCCAACAGCCAGGCCGGCGTGGAAGCGGCCATCGCCACGTCGGGCGCCGCCACCCAGGCCCGCCCGCTGCAACTGGCCGGTCCGGTCCAGCCCGGCGGCGCAGCGGGAGCCGCCGCGCAGCGCGACGCGCAGATCCAGACCCAGACCGTGCGCGGGCCCAACTGCACCGGCACCGTGCGCGAACGCCGCGAGGTGGCCGTGCCCGTGGGCAAGTCGACGATGATCGACATGCCCGAGCCCGTGCGCAGCCGCACGCTGGGCAACCCGAACGTGGCCCAGGCGATGCTGGTGTCGCCGCAGACGCTGTACGTGCTGGGCCAGGAAGTGGGCTCGACCAACATGATCGTGCAGGGCCGCAGCGGCTCCTGCAGCGTGATTGACCTGACGGTCGGCGCCGATCCGGGCGGCCTGCAGTCGGCGCTGCGCGAGCTGGTGCCGGAGGCGCGCCGCGTGCGTGTGTCGTCGGCGGCCGACAGCCTCGTGCTGACCGGCAGCGTGGCCGACGCCGTGCAGGCGCAGAAGATCCTCGACATCGCCAACGCGTTCGTGATCCGCCAGACGCGCGGCCCGGCGCAGGCCGCCAACGGCCAGGCCACCCAGGCCCCGCAGCAGCAGCAGACCAGCATGACGCAGCTCACCAACCCGGCCACGGCCGGCATGCCGGTGCGCAGCCCGCGCATCATCAACATGATGGTGGTGGAGGCGCCGCAGCAGGTGATGCTGGAGGTCAAGGTGGCCGAGGTGTCCAAGACGCTGATCGACCAGATGGGCTCCGCCGTGAACCTGCAGGGCGCGTTCGGCAGCTGGAGCTTCGGGCTGCTGGCCAACTTCCTGTCGTCGGGCGCCAGCGACCTGCTCAGCTTCAGCAAGGCCAACAACCTGCCGCTGAAGTTCGCGCTCGATGCCCAGCGCGGCGACGGCCTGGTCAAGATCCTGGCCGAGCCGAACCTGATGGCCATCAGCGGCCAGGAGGCCAGCTTCCTGGCCGGCGGCAAGGTGTTCATCCCGGTGCCGCAGAGCTTTGGCGGCAACACCACGACGATCATCCTGCAGGAGGAAACGTTCGGCGTCGGCCTGCGCTTCACGCCGACGGTGATGGAGAACGGCCGCATCAACCTCAAGGTGGCGCCCGAGGTGTCCGAACTGTCGCCCACCGGGGTGGCGCTGACCGCGCCGAACGTGTCCGGCGCGACGATCCTGCCGCTGATCAACACGCGCCGCGCGTCCACCACGCTGCAGGTCTACGACGGCCAGAGCTTCGCCATCGGCGGCCTGATCAAGAACAACATCACGGGCAGCCTCAAGGCGCTGCCGGGCGTGGGCGAACTGCCGGTGGTGGGCGCGCTGATGCGCAGCACCAACTTCCAGCAGGACCGCACCGAGCTGCTGTTCGTGGTGACGCCGCGCCTGGTCAAGCCGCTGCCGGCCACCTATCCGCTGCCCACCGACAGCTTCGGCACGGTCAATCGCGGCGAGGTCTACGCCACCGGCAACATGGAAGGCCGCCCGCAGCCGCCGGCGCCGATGCCCGGCGTACAGCCGGCCGCGATGCCGAATGCCGCGCCCGCCACGGCCCCGGCCGCCCCCGCCACGCCGATGCCCGTGCCCGGCAGCGCCCCGGCGCCCGTGACCGCCATCCCGGTACCGGCCGCGACCGCGCTGGCCGCCGCGGATGCCCCGGCCCCGGCCCAACAGTAAGCCCCGTCGCCCGGATCAAGGAGCCCATCATGTCTCAAGCCTTCGTGCCGGCGCCGCTGCGCCGCCCCCTCCTCCTCGCCGCCGTGCTGGCCATGGCGGCCGGCCTCACCGGCTGCATGTCGACGTCACCGGTCTACGACCAGCACTTCGGCGAATCGGTCCGCATCGTGCGGGCGATGCAGACGCTGAACCCCGACGCGCCGAACAACGCCGACCCCGGCATCAACGTCAACGCCCGGGCGTCCACGGCCGCGATGGACCGCTTCAACGGCCTGTACCAGGCGCCGCCGTCGGACGGCAATGCCTTCCGCATCGGCGTGGGTGCCGCGCAGGGCGGCGGCCTGTCCAACATGGGCCGCTAGCGCGCCGCCCCCAAACGTCAGCCTTCAGGAGCCGGCCATGGCCAAGATCGTCGCAGTCTCCGCCGATGACTCGCAACTGCAGCACGTTGCCGGGTTGATCGCCCAAAGCGCCAGCCACGTGGTGCAGCGCACGCTGGCCGCGCCCGGCGTGGCGCTGTCACAGCCGGGCCTGACGCTCGGCACCGACCTGCTGATCGTGGCCGCGCCCGACTTCAGCGCCGACGACATCGCGCAGCTTCGCCGCCTGCGCACCGAGGCGCCGGACACGCTCTGCATGCTGCTGACCGGCAACCCGTCGGCGGACCTGCTGATGCGCGCGATGCGGGCCGGCGTGCAGTGCGTGCTGCCGTGGCCGCCCGACGCGGCCGAGTTCCGCGACGAGCTGCAGCGCTGCACCAGCCACGCGCTCAGCGGTGGGCGCGCCGAGGGCCAGGTGCTGTCGTTCGTGTCGTGCAAGGGCGGCAGCGGCACCACGTTTCTGGCGGCCAACACGGCGCACATGCTGGCCACCCAGCACCGCAAGCACGTGCTGCTGCTGGACCTGAACCAGCAGTACGGCGACGCCGCGTTCGTGCTGACCGACCAGACGCCGCCCGCCACGCTGACCGACGTGTGCCGCCAGATCGACCGGCTCGACGCCGCGCTGCTCGATGCCTGCGTGACCCACGTGGGCCCCGGCTTCGACGTGGTGCCGGCCGCCGGCGACCCGGTCAAGGCCGGCGAGATCAAGGCCGCGCAGATCGAGCGGCTGCTCGACGTGGCGCGCCAGCAGTACGACGTGGTGGTGCTCGACGTGGGGCAGGACATCAACCCGATGTCGCTCGTCGTGCTGGACCACAGCAACCTGATCTACCCGGTGCTGCAGCCCAGCCTGTCGCACCTGCGCGCGGGGCGCCGGCTGCTGGACCTGTGCCATTCGCTCGGCTACCACACCGACCGCCTGCGCCTGGTGCTGAACCGGCAGGACAAGCACGCGCCGATCGACCCGCGCACGATGGAGAACGCCTTCGGCATGCGGTTCGCGCACCTGCTGCCCAACGACACGGCGCCCGTGCGCGAGGCCAGCAGCCAGGGGCTGCCGCTGCTGCAGGTGGCGCCCAAGGGCGCGCTGACGCGCGCGCTGCTGGCGCTGGCGGCCGACATCTATCCCGGGGCCGCGCCGCAGCGCGACGGCCTGTTGCGCAAGCTGTTCGGCCACGGCACGCAGGTGCCGGCCGCGGCGCGCGCCTGACCCGCACGCACGGAGACCATCATGTCCTTGCGAGAACAACTCTTCCAGCAGGCCGGCGAGGCCATGCCGCAGCGCGTGGCGCGTGCCAACGGCAACGGCGCGGTCAGCCCGGCCTACCAGCAACTGGCCATGGAGATCCACCAGACCATCGTCGACCGCGTGGAACTGAGCCGCCTGCAGCAGATGACGCCCGAGCAGGTGCGGCGCGAACTGGCCCAGGTGGTCGAGCGCATCGTCGACGAAGGCAACCATCCGCTCAACGAGGCCGAACGGCGCCGGCTGGTGTCCGACGTCCAGGACGAGATGCTGGGCTACGGCCCGCTGGAACCGCTGCTGGCCGACCCGACGATCTCCGACATCCTGGTCAACACGGCCCGGCGCGTCTACGTGGAGCGGCGCGGCAAGCTGGAGCTGACCGACATCACGTTCCTCGACGACGCCCACCTGCTGCGCGTGATCGAGAAGATGGTGTCGCGCATGGGCCGGCGCATCGACGAGTCGAGCCCGATGGTGGACGCCCGGCTGCCCGACGGCTCGCGCATCAACGCGATCATCCCGCCGTCGGCCATCGACGGCCCGCTGCTGTCGATCCGCCGCTTCGCGGTCAATCCGCTGCAGGTGAAGGACCTGGTGGAGCTGTCGACGCTGACCCCGCAGATGGCCCAGCTGCTGGAGGCCATGGTGCAGGCCAAGCTCAACGTGCTGATCTCCGGCGGCACGGGCAGCGGCAAGACCACGCTGCTGAACATCCTGTCCGGCTACATCCCGGCCGACGAGCGCATCGTCACGATCGAGGACGCCGCCGAGCTGCAGCTGCGCCAGGCCCACGTGCTGCGGCTGGAAACCCGGCCGCCCAACATCGAGGGCCGTGGCGAGATCACGCAGCGCGCGCTGGTCAAGAACGCGCTGCGGATGCGCCCGGACCGCATCATCCTGGGCGAAGTGCGCGGCGCCGAGGCGCTGGACATGCTCCACGCGATGAACACGGGCCACGAGGGCTCGCTGGCGACGATCCACGCCAACACGCCGCGCGACGCGCTGACGCGGCTGGAAAACATGATCAGCACGGCCGGGCTGAACCTGCCGATCCGCACCATGCGCCAGCAGATCACGTCGGCGCTGTCGGTGGTGGTGCAGGTGACGCGCCTGACCGACGGCCGGCGCAAGCTGGTCAGCGTCAGCGAGATCACCGGCATGGAGGGCGAGGTCGTCAACATGCAGGAAATCTTCACGTTCCGCCGCAAGGGCGTGGACCGCGACGGCCGCATCCGGGGCCACTTCTGCGCCACGGGCGTGCGCCCGAAGTTCTGCGAGCGCCTGCAGGCGTTCGGCATCCACCTGCCCGAGACGCTGTTCGATCCCTCGGCGATGCACGAGGTCTAGCGCGGCGGGGCCGCCACAAGAACAAGGAATCGGGGATACGGGGATACGAGGATACGGGGATACGGGGGAGCACATCATGAACGGGACGATGATCGGATTCGCGGTGTCGGTGTTCCTGGCCTGCGTGCTGGGCGCCGCCGGCGCGTGGCAGTGGTGGCACCAGACACGCAGCCAGCGCGCGCGGCGCTTCAGCCATCGCGTGGAGGCGGCCATGCTCAACAGCGCCAGCCACGCGGCGGATGCCAGCATCCTCAAGCAGCGGGTGCTCAGCGAATCCCCGGAGATGGCGCAGCTGCTGCGCCGGCTGCCTCGCGTGGACAAGCTCGACCTGATGCTGCTGCAGTCGGGCCTGAACTGGTCGGTGGGCCGCCTGCTGGCGCTCTGCGCGATGGCCGGGCTGCTGGCCGTGGCGGGGCTGGTGCCGTTCCACCCGCCGTGGTTCGCGCTGGTGCCGCTGACCGCATGCGCGGCGGCGCTGCCGCTGCTGTACCTGCTGCGCCGCCGCGCCCGGCGGCTGGCCACGCTGGAGGCCCAGCTACCCGAGGCGGCGGACCTGCTGGCGCGCGCGCTGCGGGCCGGCCACTCGCTGCCCAGCGCGCTGGACATGGCCGGGCAGGAGCTGCCCGCGCCCATCGGCACGGAACTGGCGCTGGTGTTCGGCGAGATCAACTACGGCATTCCGCTGGCCGACGCGCTGGCTGGGCTGAACGACCGCGTGCCGCTGGAAGACCTGCGCTACCTGGTCATCGCGATCCTGATCCAGCGCGAATCGGGCGGCAACCTGGCCGAGATCCTGGACAACGTCGGCAGCCTGATCCGCAAGCGGCTGCAGCTCATGGACAAGATCCGCGTGCTGTCGGCCGAAGGACGGCTTGGCGGCTGGATCCTGACCGCGCTGCCGGTCATCGTCGGCGGCATCGTGTACCAGATCAACCCGGACCTGATGGCCACGCTCTGGACCGATCCGGCCGGCATCAAGATGCTCTGGTACGCCGTGGCGATGACGTGCGTGGGCATCGTCTGGATGCGCCAGATCGTGCGCATCCACGTCTGACGCCCTTCACCCCAAGCGAGGCCCATCATGCCTACATCCACGATCCTCCTGCTGGCCGCCACGTTCGTCATCGTGTTCGGCGTGTCCTGCGTGGCGATGGTGCTGCTGCGGCCCGGCGCCGTGGACCGGCGCGTCAGCCAGATCCGCCGCGAAACCCCGGGCGTGGCCGAGCCCGACGACGCCCGCGCATGGCTGCGCCAGGTGGAGCGGCTGGCCAAGCCGCTCGCGCGGCTGTCGGTGCCGCGCGAGGGCTGGGAAAACTCCGCGCTGCGCACACGCTTCATCCACGCCGGCTGGCGCCAGGCCGAAGCCATCCCGCTCTACTTCGCGATCAAGACCGTGCTCGCGTTCGGGCTGCCGCTGGCGCTCTGGCTCGCGCTGTCCGGCCAGCTCGACGCCGAGGCCCACGCCCGGCTGCCGGTGCTGCTGTTCCTGGTGGCGCTGACCGGCTTCTACCTGCCCGACGTGGTGCTGCGCCAGAAGGTGAAGCGCCGCCAGCGCGAGATCTTCGAATCGTTCCCGGACAGCCTGGACCTGATCATGGTCTGCGTGGAAGCGGGCCTGGGGCTGGACGCCGCGATCCTGCGCGTGGTGGAGGAAATGCGCAACGCGCGGCCGGCCATGGCCGAGGAATACGAACTGCTGACGCTGGAACTGCGCGCCGGGCTGCCGCGCGAGAAAGCCATGCGCAACCTGGCCGCCCGCACCGGCGTGGACGACGTGAGCATGCTGGTGGCGATGCTGATCCAGTCGGACCGCTTTGGCACCAGCGTGGCCGATTCGCTGCGCGTGCATTCGGACATGCTCCGCACCAAGCGCCACATGCTGGCCGAGGAGCGCGCGGCCAAGATCGGCACCAAGATCCTGTTCCCGCTGATCTTCTGCATCTTCCCGTCGCTGTTCGTGGTGCTGCTGGGCCCGGCGGCCATCCAGGT
This sequence is a window from Cupriavidus pauculus. Protein-coding genes within it:
- a CDS encoding type II and III secretion system protein family protein; its protein translation is MERHQQPRGAARRTSSLATQLRAPALTLAVMAALWSSHANSQAGVEAAIATSGAATQARPLQLAGPVQPGGAAGAAAQRDAQIQTQTVRGPNCTGTVRERREVAVPVGKSTMIDMPEPVRSRTLGNPNVAQAMLVSPQTLYVLGQEVGSTNMIVQGRSGSCSVIDLTVGADPGGLQSALRELVPEARRVRVSSAADSLVLTGSVADAVQAQKILDIANAFVIRQTRGPAQAANGQATQAPQQQQTSMTQLTNPATAGMPVRSPRIINMMVVEAPQQVMLEVKVAEVSKTLIDQMGSAVNLQGAFGSWSFGLLANFLSSGASDLLSFSKANNLPLKFALDAQRGDGLVKILAEPNLMAISGQEASFLAGGKVFIPVPQSFGGNTTTIILQEETFGVGLRFTPTVMENGRINLKVAPEVSELSPTGVALTAPNVSGATILPLINTRRASTTLQVYDGQSFAIGGLIKNNITGSLKALPGVGELPVVGALMRSTNFQQDRTELLFVVTPRLVKPLPATYPLPTDSFGTVNRGEVYATGNMEGRPQPPAPMPGVQPAAMPNAAPATAPAAPATPMPVPGSAPAPVTAIPVPAATALAAADAPAPAQQ
- a CDS encoding AAA family ATPase encodes the protein MAKIVAVSADDSQLQHVAGLIAQSASHVVQRTLAAPGVALSQPGLTLGTDLLIVAAPDFSADDIAQLRRLRTEAPDTLCMLLTGNPSADLLMRAMRAGVQCVLPWPPDAAEFRDELQRCTSHALSGGRAEGQVLSFVSCKGGSGTTFLAANTAHMLATQHRKHVLLLDLNQQYGDAAFVLTDQTPPATLTDVCRQIDRLDAALLDACVTHVGPGFDVVPAAGDPVKAGEIKAAQIERLLDVARQQYDVVVLDVGQDINPMSLVVLDHSNLIYPVLQPSLSHLRAGRRLLDLCHSLGYHTDRLRLVLNRQDKHAPIDPRTMENAFGMRFAHLLPNDTAPVREASSQGLPLLQVAPKGALTRALLALAADIYPGAAPQRDGLLRKLFGHGTQVPAAARA
- a CDS encoding CpaF family protein; the protein is MSLREQLFQQAGEAMPQRVARANGNGAVSPAYQQLAMEIHQTIVDRVELSRLQQMTPEQVRRELAQVVERIVDEGNHPLNEAERRRLVSDVQDEMLGYGPLEPLLADPTISDILVNTARRVYVERRGKLELTDITFLDDAHLLRVIEKMVSRMGRRIDESSPMVDARLPDGSRINAIIPPSAIDGPLLSIRRFAVNPLQVKDLVELSTLTPQMAQLLEAMVQAKLNVLISGGTGSGKTTLLNILSGYIPADERIVTIEDAAELQLRQAHVLRLETRPPNIEGRGEITQRALVKNALRMRPDRIILGEVRGAEALDMLHAMNTGHEGSLATIHANTPRDALTRLENMISTAGLNLPIRTMRQQITSALSVVVQVTRLTDGRRKLVSVSEITGMEGEVVNMQEIFTFRRKGVDRDGRIRGHFCATGVRPKFCERLQAFGIHLPETLFDPSAMHEV
- a CDS encoding type II secretion system F family protein, with protein sequence MNGTMIGFAVSVFLACVLGAAGAWQWWHQTRSQRARRFSHRVEAAMLNSASHAADASILKQRVLSESPEMAQLLRRLPRVDKLDLMLLQSGLNWSVGRLLALCAMAGLLAVAGLVPFHPPWFALVPLTACAAALPLLYLLRRRARRLATLEAQLPEAADLLARALRAGHSLPSALDMAGQELPAPIGTELALVFGEINYGIPLADALAGLNDRVPLEDLRYLVIAILIQRESGGNLAEILDNVGSLIRKRLQLMDKIRVLSAEGRLGGWILTALPVIVGGIVYQINPDLMATLWTDPAGIKMLWYAVAMTCVGIVWMRQIVRIHV
- a CDS encoding type II secretion system F family protein codes for the protein MPTSTILLLAATFVIVFGVSCVAMVLLRPGAVDRRVSQIRRETPGVAEPDDARAWLRQVERLAKPLARLSVPREGWENSALRTRFIHAGWRQAEAIPLYFAIKTVLAFGLPLALWLALSGQLDAEAHARLPVLLFLVALTGFYLPDVVLRQKVKRRQREIFESFPDSLDLIMVCVEAGLGLDAAILRVVEEMRNARPAMAEEYELLTLELRAGLPREKAMRNLAARTGVDDVSMLVAMLIQSDRFGTSVADSLRVHSDMLRTKRHMLAEERAAKIGTKILFPLIFCIFPSLFVVLLGPAAIQVVAALQSVANN